DNA sequence from the Cucurbita pepo subsp. pepo cultivar mu-cu-16 chromosome LG06, ASM280686v2, whole genome shotgun sequence genome:
ccacaatggtatgatatcgtcccctttgagcataagctctcatgactttgctttgggcttccccaaaaggcctcataccaatggagatgtattccttacttataaatccatgatcattctctaaattagccaatgtgtgACTCCCTCCTAACAAATGTCAATAGAAACTTATATTTGAATGATTATCCCATGTAGTTCATGTCTTTGTCTTCAACACAGTTTATTTCATTAGCGAGTTGTTGAATTTTGCAGGCTGTTGTACTTTGTCAAGTTGAGAAGGCCAAGGAAGACATGCTAAACCAATTATATAGCTCGATCAGGTAGAGTTTGGGTTTAATGTTGGTATAGACTCTATATTCTTacatattttctattttaattctacttttaacgcttaaatattttcattttaacgtTGACTGTTGATCGTAAGTTCGAAATCCATCTTATTGTATGCTCATGATGAACAGTGGCCAAAGCTCAGCCAGGATTGAGGAGCTTCTTCTGGAGGACCCAAACGTAAAACGGAGGAGAGAACGTTATCAAAAACAATCCTCTCTCCTTTCGAAACTTACGCGCCAGCTCAGCATCCACGATAATAGTGCAGCTGCTGCTGGTTGGTCCGACAATGATGCAGCAGGTAATCTTAGCCACTAGTTGCAGCAAATATATTACGTTACTGATCTGCTTGATTTTTGTAAAATGAAACTGGAGTAGAAACATGgcatcattttgtttttcgcGATTATACAACTTAACCTGCAAACCTGCGACGAATCTTTGCAGAAAGTAGTCCCCGAACTAGCGGAACGCCTGGAGATGACTGGAAATCTGCATTTGATGCAGCTGCTAATGGTCGGGTCGACTCCAGAAGATCTTCTTCCAATGGTCGCAGTAGGTATTCTAACGATCCCACACAAAATGGTGACATATACTCAGGTTCAAACTCGAGCAGTCGTCGTACTCCAAACCGTCTGCCACCAGCACCTCCACAGTCATCTTCTGGTTCCAAATACTTCTAGCATCACAACAGACCTTGATGATTCATATTCTCAGCAACATTGGGTCATATTTAGTGATCTCCTCAAGTTCATATTCCTACTAGAAACTTCAAAGTGGAGAGAGAGGTTTGTGTATATATACAACATTTCTCAGTCTCAGGTTATACTCTGCTTTCTTCATAAATACAAGACTAGATTCAAGTTTTTGTTCTACCATTCATTTTTGGACAAGAAAAATGTATTTGAATGCATTAGTTATGCTTTTGTTTGTACTATCATATCCATTTCTAATGggttataatataatattcagtTATTTCTTAGTGTAAAGTGAATCTTGAATAGAATTTGTGATGGTGGATTTGgaaagagctggttagaaagAGAAGAACTCTTGGATTGTAATGACTTGGCAATAGATCGCTTCTTCTAAACTACTCCGTTCGTTACGCTTGTAACAATTCAATTATGGTGTCCCTATATATGTGATCTTCTAAAGTACTCCGTTCGTGTTACGCTTATATGTGATTAAATTATTGACCAGGAAGTACTCCGTTCGGTACGCTTCAATTATGGTGTCCCTATATATGTGATTGAATTATTGACCAGGAATTGTAATGTCTATTCTGATATTGCCTCAATGGTGCGCTAATCTTTTGAATCTGGTACTAGAACAATGTTCTCTTTCAAACCTTTCCTCCAGGAGAGCGGCCTTGTAATTTCTTTCAAGCCttgtaatttctttcaaacttgCTTGAGATAAGTAAAAATGAGTATTTAGAGATGCAGATAAGTAAAAATGAGTATTTAGAGATGCTTTCTTAGATCCTAAGACAGCTCACTCTAGAATTAGCTTTATATAGACTTATCTAATGAATTGGTAAAATACTAATCTTTACAAACATTTTCAAGCGGCACTAAGATTTCCAAGGTCTAGCCAAAGTTTAGTTCAGGATCCCACTACTCATCGTATTTGGTTTGGTATTGCTACCGCGCATGACTTCGAAAGTCATGATGATATTACTGAAGAACGTCTTTATCAAACTATTTTTGCTTCACATTTCGGACAATTGGCAAAATTTTGCTGTGGACTTCTAGAAATCTCTTTCATGTAGCTTGACAAGGTAATTTTGAAGCATGGTTACAAGACCCTTTACATGTAAGACCTATTGCTCATACAATTTGGGATCCTCATTTTGGTCAATCGACGATCGAAGCTTTTACACGAGGGGGTGCTCTTGGCCCAGTAAATGactttgaattaaaagaagaaaataatacttATGACATAAATAGTCTTAAAGGGTAGTTCGACTATTTATTACCTCTATTCTCTACTTGATAtactattattataaaaaaatttgggcTCTATTCTCTACTTGATAtactattattataaaaaattttgggCTAAAAAATTTCTCTATTCTCGTACATTCACTAGTAATGTAAAtacctcttgaatcttctgtATCTTACTTCTTATAATTGGTCCTTCGATACATGTAATGGATCAGTAGTTGGATTCATATCGATGTGGCTTAGTCCTGAATGTGTACGTTCAATCTTCTGAGCCAGATCGAATGAAGTATCATATGGAAAGCATCATATCTCTTGGGAGTTCCATTAATCACAAAGTGTCTCTGAACTTGCTTCACTCTCCTTTGCATTCTCAAGTATTGAGATTGAGATATCCCTCTTAGTATCTCTTTTATGTTTCCTATATCCTTCACTTCTATTTGCACACCAAATGAATTCCAATTCAAAACATCACTGAAAGGAGGGACATAGCTTTCTGATATCAACACAGGTACACATTCAGCATATATAGCTTCCACAACTCTTGGACTCGCTACTTCATACCCGCTCGGGCATAAACAAAACCGACTCTTCTTCAACATCGACTCGTATGATACTCCGCTTGGAAGCTCGTCGTAAACAACCACGTCATCGTCTTTTTCCTTCCACTTTTGCAGTAGTAAGTACCTTATGTGGCCGTGTAAACGACCTGCAAAGAATGCAAGAATAGGTCGACGAGAAGGCGAGAGTCCCCCGAGAAGTCCATCGATTTCTCCCGTTCGAAGATGGATTTCTGGGAACGATGCGTCTTTAGAGGGATGGAAACCTTCTGAAACATTTGCATTACACAATACCCTGATGGAGTTGTTGAATAAAAGTGGAACGTACGAGGTGGTTCGTGGCCCCTGCGAGACGAAGAAAGAAAGCTTAGATCGAAGCCAATGgctttatgctcaaagtggacgatatcatatcattatggagagtcgttattcctaaaatggtattagagccatgcccttaacttagtcatgccaatagaatcctcaagtgtcaaacacaagaaattgctagcctcaaaggtgtagtcaaaagtgactcatgtgtcgaataaagggtgtactttgttcgagggctctagagaaaggagtcgacctcgattaaggggagattATTCGAGGCCTACATAACCCCACGGGAGGCTTTATGGTGTACTTTgatcgaggggaggattgttgagaatacatctccattgatatgaggccttttggggaagctcaaagcaaaaccatgagagcttatgctcaaagtggacaatatcataccattgtggagacccattattcctaacaaagtatcagagccatgcccttaacttacccatattaataaaatcctcaaatgtcgaacaaagaagtgagcctcgaagggtagtcaaaagtgactcaagtgtcgaacaaagggtgtactttgttcgaggactttagagaaaggagtcgagcctcgattaagggaaggCTATGCGAGGGCTACATTGACCTCCtgagaggctctatggtgtactttgttaaagtggacaatatcataccattatgaagagtcgttattcctaacatTCCAAAGCTGCTTACCCAATCATGACACGAAAGCATGAAGTGGTCAGCACCGAGGCTGCGATTCCAAAAAGAATGCTTGTTCGAGATGACATTGATGTAGTCTTGGACTGCAACGCCAATGGCATTAACATCATGAGAGTTTGGTTCATAGAGATATTGAACCAAATTGACAACGCTGAAAGGGAGGAAATAGAGAAGGGCTTGATCAGGGTCATTGGTTGTGTATGAGTTTCCCTTCtccatttcatgaatgaacCTTCCTTCTGTGGAGTATATGCTCTTGCATGGACCTTCATGGAACATTGGTGGCTCTCCTTCCTTGTATATGTATATCTTTAAAAGCCTTTCCATTTCTAGGTAGCTCCTGCACACGAACCCGAACCCGATGAAGTTATATGTTCTAGTTCGGGTTTGAGTttagtttcaatttagtctctaaacttttaaaaaattcgtAGATGTTTACTAGATTTCTCTGCCACCGATGAAAATTAACAAAGATTTAATGTAAACATTAGTCATGGATACaatgagagaccttggccccgagtagaggcaaggtcgaaCTAAgtgacttggcctagtgtagaggcaagtcggttgtgtcgtagacgattgaacatgcacgcgcagacggcgtgtgtggtcgaacaagcttggatttcGCACAAGCGATATTTGGTTGGCAAATACAAACCTCGCCTACGGTCCGATGAAGCCACGAAACCAgggtgaaaaatatatatgggatTTGATTCCCCTTAAGGTTGGTCGCGagtgtgtcaagatcacgatgCCACATGATTGAAAAAGTAGGACCGAGACACATAAGGTTAAATCTGtcatttaaacaaaactataAAATCCAAATTGAAACCAAAATTGAGACGCATAAGGTTAAAATTGTCATTTAAAGTAAACTATAGAATCCAAATTGAAACCGAAATCGAGACACATAAGGTTAAAATTGTCATTTAAACTAAACTATAGAATCCAAAGTGAAACCGAAATCGAGACCCCATAATGTTAAAATTGTCACTTAAACTAAGCTATAGAATccaaattgaaattgaaatcgaGACACGTAAGGTTAAAATTGTCATTTAAACTCGTACCTGTGGAAAGCATTTGGGTTTCTATATATTGGACCTCTAGGAACATAGTCAGGATCATCATGTACAGACGTAAGGTTACGAACTCGACCCGCTTCTCTTATCGCTGCTCTTGCTCTTACCAACTTCTCCTCTATTTTCTCCAACTTAGTGTATCTCTCAACTCTACTGATCCCCGAAGTTGCATCTTTTCCCTtatgttctttattttcaGGTACCGTCTTTTGTGATCCTTCCTAATGATCATGATCCAAGTCAACGAGGTTACAAAAGGTACAAACGAGTTAGATTTGCAACgataaattttatacttaCAATGGGAGAGGAAAAAGAGTGTCCCTTGAGGTCCAAAGCAGCTGGGTCAAGCAAGTGAGGAGCAAAACTTGAGAAGACCTTATCCAAGCCAGTCGTCCAAGGAACCTCCAAATCAAGCTTGCAAACTAGAGAAACAAGTacaagagaaggaagaaaaattaacacaaacaaaaatgggttaaaagatgagaagaagaatggCTTCTTAGAATGCTCCATTTCTCCTTCTCCATGCCTTTGATCTGCCATAATCATCCTCATAAGTGATACTATGCTTGTGAATGTGTGCTAATAACTATAATGTTCTACAGCTCATAAAACACAAGATTCATTGCTTCTTTGTGAGTCAATTCCTTgctgaaaatgagagagattcTCGATTCATATAGTTTGTTCTTCCCATTATTGTATTTTCCTTCTAAAGAGAGACCGTTACGGCAGTACTATGTCAAACATAATAATCATTCTCCTGTCTAGTAGCGTACATGTTCGTAATATCGTGAATGAATAGGgatatcccccaatgcataaACACATAATACAACTCCGCTAGCATCTTCTttatatcataacattgtTCACATCAATTCTTGGAACATTCATCTTATCTGTGttgtcccatattggttggggaggaaaacaaaacaccatttataaaggtgtggaaaccttcccctagcagatgtattttaaagccttgaggggaagcccaaaaggaaaaacctaaagaggacaatatttgtaagcagtgagcttgggccaTCACAGCATCTTTCATACTAGTTGTCGTTTTGCCTgtcaataatatcatatcattcatgtaaCATATAagtcatatcatacataacaATCCATACcatgcacatatcatatcgtataTCATAAGAGTCGCATAATATATCCTGAATATGCCTTCAacaaatcatatcataacatatcatatcataaaagcTCCTGCCCTATTGAATAACCCTTTTTAAAGTACCTCAAGTTCATCTGAATCAGAAGGGCCTTTAATTAAAGCTGAgaaattggagaaggaaaaatggatgaaaaagGGGGCAATCCATGATTATAGCGACTgtatgaaaagaataatacaaCAGCTCAAAAGTAATAGATACCAGGAAGGGCTTATACAACAAAATTTCCTGGAACTATTTGTTCTCTCACGTACTCTAACAACAATATGCagaaataatcttaaaatagcAAACCATGAAAAAATGATGcacacaacaaaaacaactaTTCCTTTGTTTTCCAGAAAAGTTTGATTCTTCTGGACCCTTTCAATCTCAGATCtgcaaaacaaaacagaagctTTCAGCATCTTCCATCTCTACAAGAAGATTTCTACAAAGAGAAATTTGCACATTTTTTGAAGTAACAAAGATTCCCAAGTCTTTTTTTCCCCAAAGGAAATGTTAGGTAAGAATGATCAAGAAATGAGAACATTTGCCAGGAATTTTATTGGATACGATACATGGAAAACAGTTTGAAGAAAGTaggaaggaaaataataaacaaagaaaaacaatatttatgcATTCTCTCTCCGGGCACGAGCGGGAACATCAAAATGAAAGACCGAAGACATACATGACACGGAACGAGATATTCAAAAATACGTGAGATGATTTGATAGGTTGTCTACAAAAAGAGTTTACCAACCGCATAACAATTCATTCTTGTGTGTAGCGTGTGGGACCATGTCGCCTGAGCGATCATAGTACGGCCACTCatcaaatatcaaagaaaCATTTTCAGaagtgtttttaaaattacaaaaaatgaaaaaagaagggggaaaaagttttcaaaacaaaagaaaaggtaaaaacaaacaatttccTCAAGTAAATATCATAGCTATGAGTAACGAAAACT
Encoded proteins:
- the LOC111797284 gene encoding probable glycosyltransferase At5g03795, yielding MRMIMADQRHGEGEMEHSKKPFFFSSFNPFLFVLIFLPSLVLVSLVCKLDLEVPWTTGLDKVFSSFAPHLLDPAALDLKGHSFSSPIEGSQKTVPENKEHKGKDATSGISRVERYTKLEKIEEKLVRARAAIREAGRVRNLTSVHDDPDYVPRGPIYRNPNAFHRSYLEMERLLKIYIYKEGEPPMFHEGPCKSIYSTEGRFIHEMEKGNSYTTNDPDQALLYFLPFSVVNLVQYLYEPNSHDVNAIGVAVQDYINVISNKHSFWNRSLGADHFMLSCHDWGPRTTSYVPLLFNNSIRVLCNANVSEGFHPSKDASFPEIHLRTGEIDGLLGGLSPSRRPILAFFAGRLHGHIRYLLLQKWKEKDDDVVVYDELPSGVSYESMLKKSRFCLCPSGYEVASPRVVEAIYAECVPVLISESYVPPFSDVLNWNSFGVQIEVKDIGNIKEILRGISQSQYLRMQRRVKQVQRHFVINGTPKRYDAFHMILHSIWLRRLNVHIQD